From the Terriglobia bacterium genome, the window CCGGCGGCAGGGTTCTCTATCCCAACACTTTCGGTCAACTCGACAATATCTACGCCCAGGTGGACGAAGAATTGCGCAACCAGTACACCCTGGGATACATATCGGCCAACACCGCGAAAGACGGCAGCTACCGCCGCATCGAAGTGACCGTCGACGCTGCCGGCGCCACTACTTCGGCCCGGCCAGGCTATTACGCCCCCAAACGCAAGTAACACACCCGCCAGTCACAAGCCGCTGGACATGCCGCGCCACTCTGTTCTCTACGGCCCCGGCGATCTCGCGTTGAGATATTTCGGCGGCGGCAGCTCTCTTTTCTACGCAGATTAAAAAGTCCTGAGAAACTCCTTGACACCGAATGAATGCCACATTACCGTGAATTTGACCCTCAGCACCTTTCCTCGAACTCAGCCTGAAATCTCGGAGCCATGCGGCAAACTCCGCTGTCCAGGAACGCCCGCTGGCTCCTTGCCAAAACTATCGGCATGGAGGGCTGAGAAGTGCGCGATCTTGCCTATTCTCTCATCTATGAAACTGATCCGCCCCGAATCTGCGAATCCGTGCGGGTCGGTTACGATCCATCGCGAGTTCATTCCGTCTGCTGGACGGAGGAGGAGTTGGGGCGTATCCGACTGGTCCTGAGAAAACTGACGGCGCTGCGAGTGGGCAATCCCGAGGACGCCGAGGACCTGGTCCAGGACACGCTCCTGACCATGGTGCGTAAAGCCCCGGAGATCGATCTCGAAAAAGGAATGCTGATCTGGGCCATGGGAATCCTGCGCAGGAAAGTGGGCAATTATTATCGCAGGGCACAGCGCTTCACCTCGCTCGACGAACAGGTCCGGCACTCGGTCCGATGCTCATCCGTCGTGCCTTCGCCGGAGGCGATCTTGCATCACGCTGAGCTGTGCGCCATGATCGACGCGATTCTTAGCAGGCTTCCCCCGCAGGAACGCGAGGCAATCGATCTCTTTCTCGCAGGCAGACAGACCGGCGAGATCGTCTCGCTCTTGCGCCCGGAGCGCTACCAGAACATCGTCAACCGGGTCCACCGCGGGCGCAAGAAGCTCGCCAAAGAGCTGGCCAGATTCGGTTACGCAAGGCATGCCTCTAAGAAGCAGCACTAATCGCACCCAGATCTGCGGCCGGCTCGGCTAAGCTTTTGCGGATGCTGCATCAATCCGAATTATTCGTGAAGCAGAACCAAACGCCGGTAAAAGGCAACAAAATTGGACGCGGCTAAACGCAGGCAGGAGCTTTTGCCGCGGCAAAAGCTCCTGCACGCAGACCAAGACCGACCGGTCAGCGTCTGTCAGCGGTTTCCCGCGTCCAAAAATTTCTTTTGATCGCATATTCATGAATAATCCGGGTTTAGCTGTCGAGGCCCGAGGCCGGGTTGATGCTCGTGGCTGCGCCCTGCACGCATGGGAGACTGTGTTGAGATTTATTTTATGCGCTTAGGGGGCGCCGTGCCATGTGTGGCAGTTTTTGGCCCGGCATTTCGGAATCGCAGTGATGTTCACGACGATTTTTTGAAATAGAAGGATCTCCCGCGAAACTATACGGGCGACAACACTCCCGGCGGCGGGACCCAACAACAGCCACCCCTTCCATCCCGACTCATCGCCGCCGGGCTCCCTCAGGACCCAAACCACAAAGAAATGAAGTTTTTGTTTCCTGTACCTCACCTATTTGGCGGTTTCAGCCTTATAATCTGGGTGAATGGGTGACGTGAAATGCGTATCCTCTTTGAACGCACCGGCGGCTTTGC encodes:
- a CDS encoding sigma-70 family RNA polymerase sigma factor, translating into MRDLAYSLIYETDPPRICESVRVGYDPSRVHSVCWTEEELGRIRLVLRKLTALRVGNPEDAEDLVQDTLLTMVRKAPEIDLEKGMLIWAMGILRRKVGNYYRRAQRFTSLDEQVRHSVRCSSVVPSPEAILHHAELCAMIDAILSRLPPQEREAIDLFLAGRQTGEIVSLLRPERYQNIVNRVHRGRKKLAKELARFGYARHASKKQH